The sequence below is a genomic window from Lodderomyces elongisporus chromosome 2, complete sequence.
TGCTTGCTCCTCGGTCAAACATGTCAAAACACCAAATATAACAGGTACACCCAATTCGAAGCccaatttcatcaattggTTAGTTGTTGAGTCACAGATGTATTCAAAGTGCATTGTTGAGCCTTTAATCAATACTCCAATTGGTATTATAGCATCGAGTGGTTTGCCcaacttcttttgtttttcataaaATAGTTTGGAACCAAATGGTAGTTCAAATGATCCGGGCACGGTTTCAATAATGATGTTTTCTGATTTAACACCAAATTCTTGTAATTTTGCCACGGCACCTTGCACAAGGGCATCAattatctttttgttcCATCTCGCATGGAGAATACCAATTCTCAAGTTGGATCCTGAAGGTGGGTTGCTGTTAGTAAATCTATTGAATGTCAGTCATAATCTTAGAATAAATTACGCCCCAAGTAATAAAAGTGAgcataacaacaataataataacaataataataataatcatcatcagcaaAATAATTAGTGGTTTTGGTGAATGATATAGTGGTGTTTATGAACATACCATCGTATTTTTGGTCTACTTCACCAAGTCCCTTGACAGCCATTTTGTATATATCAGCTGAGTTTATAATAGTTTACaacaggaaaaaaaagaagtagaaaGTTAAGGGAATAGGTAAAAGGAGGAAGCAAGTAAATATGACAGAAGTGAGGTTTTGAATCGAGTTTTATAAATCAGTGTTGGTGAATTCatgagacaaaaaaaaaatgaaaatgaaaatgaaaatgaaaaaagtcTGGAGTATCGGAATACGTTGGAGAGGGGGTATCTACATGCAGGACTATATCCGTATTTGTGACACGAATCTTTTATTGAGAAGAGAAtgagtgtttttttttttttggttcttccATGATGCGGaaaaatcaacaagaacaaaaaagagaacaagaacaagtaggtaaaattttttcttttcattcttctattttcttttaaaaaattgaaattggtttagttttcacttttgattcttttgcttcttttgtttttttcactgCTTTATCCTTGGAACAAAGGGGGCCTTTGGTAACAAAAATGAATTAACCATCAAAGCCATGAGTTATTGTCATAGGAGTGCCCGAATCGGAGACTAAGCGACGCATCCCTCAAGATTCAAAGAATATGAAAGCTTTCCTCAGATATGTGGACGACGAGCACCCATTACTCGGTGTTATTGTTTACGTATGCGACGAAGTCTgatcatttcttttttctttttggtttttggtttttggtttttggttttttgatCACAATGgtatgttgttttttttctatttttgaaaaagaatttaatGAGGATTGAGAATGGAAAGCTCTTTGATGTGTTCAACTTTTTacttaaattttttattttatttaaaatGATGatatgtttttatttttcaaatgatACAAGTGTAAATTGAttatacaaaacaaacaacaaaatagtCTTTCACCCCTATCTGATTAGAGTTGAGCCATAGAGTTTTCCTTATCTCAatgcttgtttttttgttttgaattgGCCAGCTTTTTTACTATTGgcttttttgattattattattatattatGTTCATAGTACTAACAAAGATGAAGCGAAACAGACGTGGTAGACTTTAGGCATATGAGATGtttatgtgtgtgtgtttgtgtgagTTAGATTCAAGACCAAGAAGATGTGGATTTTATATAGAGATATAGAAACATCTCTGTCTATATTTTGGTAggtttactttttcttttgttcattCATTTGTTCATGTTTATTCTTACTGGACCAAATTTTAGAAAAGAATTGtaaacaaaaagacaagTTTTTGGGCTATTTTTGGACTGTTCTCTAtttgaaagcaaaaaggaagaaggtAAAAGTTGTAGATGGTTAGGAAGATATTCCGGATCGCAATAAGCCACTTAATCTGTATAGTAAGATGATATTTACATTCTGGTGTTTCAAAGTGTCATTTGCATACATCGGATGtgataataaaatatagaagtggaaataaaaaaaaataatggtACAGTTGGACCTATGGGAAGGAAGGGAGGGGGAGAGTCAACGGAATTGCATTAGCGGAGTTTGCTACATGccggggggggggggggggggaggacAAGGAGCAGAGGAGAGCTGGAATTTCCCAACATAATTCCGAAGTTCGGTTGATTGGATGCAAGagtgagagaaagagagggagagagaaagagagagagagagagagagaggggggggggaagaaaCAAGAGCAAGCAAAAAGGGAGGGGCAAGTGACACGACATtggtgtgtgtatgtgtgtggaAACAAGAAGACAAAGCTTGAGTTTTACGTGTTCTACTCTGACTTAGAGAAGTATACAAGAAAATAGAGTTATGTGATagaggagaagaaggtgggaaaaaagaagtggaTGGATCGTTTATGGTAAGAGATGGACAATATTTGTTGGTCTGGTCAGTTTGGTCAGGTTGGTCAGTTTGGTCAGTTTGGTCAGTTTGGTCAGTTTGGTCAATTTGGTCAGTTTGGTCAGTTTGGTcatttgattcttttttattttttatttttttattttattttttatttttattttatttattatttattttatttttttatttttgggttttctttatcttatCTTTCCTTTAAGCATGCCCCATGTGTATACTTCAAGCTTGCTCAACACAACTTGTATTCTTCTCTACAACAACATTCTGATAAGACAGATCCTCTTCAAGTTGGAAAGAATTGTAAAGAGTACTTGTAGGCTTACTATGTAGAAtgtaatttcttttccttttcttttccttttttttcatacgATCAAAAAGGGACAAAGTGAGACACTACAGAGATTAcacaacaaaataataCAACAGCCACATTCCacattttttatcttttatctttttttctttttttcttttttctttttttgggttaCAGTTCAAAGCTGGGATTTAGTGAAAAGCAACTATACGTACATATAAAGAGGCAAGAAAAGACACCATTACCAGAACCACAGTTACGCATAGACTTGTTAAGATAACCAAAGAGATTTCAACACACAACATTCAACACTTTATCAAGAAACTTATACTGCGTTACTAAactacaaatacaaatacaaatacaaagtaAGAAGGAGACAAACTTGTTTTGCCACACTTTCCTCATACTCTCACTACCCTTTTCATTATAAactacacatacacacactaACATATTTACATTTGATATACAAAAAGATAACAGTATGTCAATTAACCCTAGATTCAAGCTATTCAAGCTAcatgcaacaacaacaattccCACACCAACATCAACGTCCACTGAAGCAGAAGCATCATTAGCCAACCACACAAACACCGTAGACTACGACAACGACTATGACTACGACTACGACTACGGCAACGCTTATGACAACAATGCAGCAGGAGAAGACGAACTTGATCAAAAGATTGCGACTAATAATCTGAGacaaaagaagcaaaagacaAGTaccaacaagaagaagaagaagctcACAGAGTATGAGACAAAAACCACAACTAGCATCCTTTCCGATTATGATGATTTAGATATTCCACTAGATGGCGAGTACTCCGGAAGAACAGCCTCAACAACACTGTATGTCTTGTTCAACCCAAAGACAAATTCCTTATCAAGTGCTGCCATGAACAACGAGTCAGACATACTATCTCTTACAAACACCTCAAGAGAAGACGAGGAAGAAGACGAGGAAGAAGACGAGGAAGAAgacgaggaagaagaagaggaagaggaagagggaGCGCAAACTGACACTGAAGAGTATGGGAAGTTGTCAAGCAAGATAAACAGCTGGCACCGGTCAAATATCATGACCAGCCGCGGCGACTTAGATGAAAACATAGCCAGCTGGAATTTAGAAGAAGACGTGGAAAATgaggaaaaggagaaacaacaacaacaacaacaacaagaagaagaagaaggcaGTTTCAATTCTCTGGGTGTACAGAGCTCCTACCATCTGCGACAACTGCTTGACGAAAGCAAAAGGATTTTGAAGGAGTTTTATGGCGATGATTTATTCCGATACTTGAACCCCGAAGACATTGCTCAGGTTAAGAAATTCCACAAGTATATTGACATAAAAAAGTATCTACTCAGCAAGGACAACGAAACCAGAGAAACAATTATCGCAAACTCACCAATATTGAAACAATTGATTTACAAATTGATTATGCTCACCGATCGCAATAACCAACAAACAGCGACTtcctcgtcatcatcattattacAACAAGATAACCAGCCACCGATGAATATTGGAGTCAAAGACTACATCAACTACTTGAAGAAAGATGTACCGGAGTACAACTATAACCACAATAACTACACCAATCATCCCTATATGCACCCTCATCAATTTGCCGAGCCAGCAACAGCCTTGTCTGAAACAAGTACTACACGGGGCTCATCATTGATTATGTGCGGTGGTGTGGGCTTTGGTGGTAGCACCAACTGGAATGACCTTTAGAGCAATGTACAGCAAATAAATAACACACATGTAATGTGGAAATGAAActaccaaacaaaaaaagcaaacaagTAAACAAAAGTTAAACATATGAATAGGTATTATTTTGTCTTGATTCTGGTTTATGcttgtctttttgttaGACTTATTTTGGAAACGGAGAATAGAGTTGACGTGTTCACTATTGAatgctttctttctttctgtcTTTAGGATTCGAGCCTCACATTTTACTTGAGTTCAAACacttttttcattaatttAATTCATATGTGTGATCATTTAATGAACTCAATATAAGTGTTAGAGTATATAGATTTATTACTTagattgatttttttttcttctccattCCCCAATTTAGGAAACTTTGTACCCAATCAAGCAAAAATAGTTGACTTTAATAGATGACCCTAATAGTTGACTCCTAAAATAAGTGCCTTAAAGCTTTTAAGTAGCTGGATGTGGATTGTTGCAAATAACAACCTCACTAAGTTTAGTATTTGCTTGTAGTTGTCGCAAATATCAATGTCCTAAACCCTCACTCGACAATGCATCCACAGTGCAAGGCGGAACGAactggtaaaagaaaaaaaaatagaaagggaaaaaaaaatattaaaaaaaaaaagactggACGAAGATAGCGTCGGAGTGAGAGTGAGAGTGAGAGTGAGAGTGAGAGCGAGaggacttttttttattattttttttttctttaaacaTTCAGAATAAAATTGCATCCAACAACCACCAACATTAAAACCATTCTACTCATTTCTTCCTCCATTTCCCACTcctcctttccttttttcatttctcttatcaaataaaaatgagCGGATGTATGTTAACAACCAAAGTTGGAAAcaatctatatatatatatatgtttattAGGATATACATAAGAATGCATTTAGTATTTTGATTGAGCGTTACTAACAATTAAACTTTGTTCTAGTTCGTCTTCTTGATTTGGTCAAGTTCTTCTTGCCCATCCTTCCCGAAGTGGAATTGCCTTATGAGACAGTCaaatttgatgaaaaaatcGTTTACACTGTTGGATCTGCAATCATTTATCTCATGGGCCAGATCCCACTTTATGGATTGATCCCTAATGCCCAATTCCATTTGATTGACCCATTCTACTCAATTAGACCCATATTTGCAATGGAGAAAGCTTCGTTGTTGGAATTAGGATTTTTGCCAATTATCACTTCAGCATTTCTCTGGCAATTAGCTGCTGGGTTGAAATTgatcaacatcaatttgGGGTTGAGGTATGACCGAGAATTATTCCAGCTGGGTCAGAAATTAACTGCTTGGGGCTTAGCGTTGATCTTTTCTGTTGGCTTGATCTATAGTGGATACTATGACAATGTTATTAGAGGCTACAAAGTTGTTGGCGGATCAGGCGGTGTCCCCATCTGGTCGTACTTGATCATTTTCACCCAAATCTTTACATGGCAAATTGTGCTTACTTTGATTGTGGAGATTTTCGATAAAGGCTATGGGTTTGGTTCGGGCATATTGTCTTTTCTTGCCTTACAAAATGCAACTTCGTTTATAGCCGAACTTGTTGGATTGGAAATGTTCCCCGTTGTCAACAATACCCTGAAGTTTGAGAGCTTGGGTGCATTATTGAACCTTGTGCGTAACTTTTCCATATTCAGccctacaacaacaatcaacCAAATTTGGCATGCATTCACCAGAGTCCAATTACCAAATTTGACTCAATTCTACATTACTTTAGCTACGATCTTGGCAGTTGTCTTGTTGCAAAACTTTAGAACCGAGATCTCCATTAGATCGACCAAGGTTAGAGGAATGAACCAAATGTTCCCCATTAGACTATTGTACACTGGCGGATTGCCCGTATTATTTGCATACACTGTTATTGCCAACTTGCAAGTATTTGGCTTCATCTTTGAAGCAGCATTGGTGAAACTCACTGCTTCTCCAATCGTTTCCACCTTGTTCGCCAACTATGTTGTTGAGCCATATTCAAACAGATTAGTCATCAAATCCGGTGTATTGTACTTTTTCACTGCATCGCAAACTTTGCTCCAATCCATCATTTCACCATTGAGAGTTGTCATTTACTCATCTACAGTTGTTGGTTTGGCAACCTGGTTTGCTTATAAATGGAGCTACATTGCTGGTTCGTCTCCAAAAGATATTTCAAAACAATTCAAGGAACAAGGAATCTCCATTGCCGGTAAAAGAGACatttcaattacaaaagaGTTTGCAAAGATTATCCCTACTGCAGCTGTAACTGGTGCGTTCATCTTGAGTGCTCTTGCAGTCACTGGTGATTACTTAGGTGGCTTAGGAAGAAATGTCGCATCGATTGTTGGTGTGTCTTCTGCATTTGGTATCTTGGAGGAATTTATGATTGATTATCAACAAGCTGGTGGTTCTCAATTCCAAAGCGCCATTTCTGGATTTCAGTAGATGGGAGTGAGAGGGTAGCACCATGCATCCTATGTCTTATcataattattattgttgttattatcattatcattatcgtTGTCATTGTCagtattattgtttttattttcatttgttttttcaacttttcacCGCCATTTTTGTCAGgtgagaagaagaattagaagaagaagaagaagaagacgaagaagacaaagagTTGAGTAGAGGTATCGGAAGGACATTATCATCTGGTTGTTATCATTGTACTATGTTACCGCTACCCTTTCCTACATTGTAAGAGTAAAGATGCATGCTACAATaaaatcattattattattacttaTATTAATACTAAAATTTGCGTAGTTATAATTAGCCAGTAATATTCTAATGGGTACAATAAATATTCGTAGAGATTTAGTTTAAACTAAACAtggattttttttccctctttcaCTTCGTATATTGggtttcactttttttccttctttattccttttttattcttttcccttGAATTAGTTATTATCATACAACGAAGCTGCTGTTGTGTTATGGTCATATCTGAATTTCCTTGCAAGCTTTGTTGGTTTCGCAGGACTAGGCATTACTGAAATTAATGGAGTATGCGCATAATTTGATGACTTGTACATTCTTGAACCAGCAAGatgattgttgttattgtcaTTAATAGATTCGTGATATGGTGCACCCAAAGATACCAACGGTGGAAATTCTCCTTTATCAAGGGTCGGTGACAAATGGAACTGCTTCATAGTAAATTGACTCTTGATTCGGGGCAGATTTTCAAGTAATAAATTTGATATGGATGCAGTTGTATTAGGCATAGTTTTATTTGGTAATGGCGGTAATGAcaatggtaatggtggtggtaataaCAGTGAAGTATTTGTAGTTGTCATTTTTGAGGATGGTGTTTTGGTCTTTCTTGAGCTGCCACGGACCAATCTCGATAGAAAGTTTCTAAATGGCAGCATCGACACCATGGTGTAAATTATCAAGCCAATAAAATTTATTGGCCGCAACACTGTCCACCGGAACACAAGTCTGGGAATAAGGAGCAAGATTTTGAAATAGCACTTGATTCCGTAAATTGGTAGTGCGACGAATGCAAAGTAAATTGCATACATCATATTCCGAGCTGGATGCCGAGTAACCTCCAAAAATTGTTCCATTACGACAACGTACAATCCTAACAAGTATTTGTCAATCACCTCGACTAAAAAAGTCTTTAGTATTTCATAATcatacaattgcaattgGTTGATTAAAGGAGTAATCTCGCTCATCAAGATCTTGCGTACAATTTGTGGGTTCTTGAATATATCTTGGAGCGTGACTTCATTTTTGATTGATTTCAAGACCATGCTCACATTTTGAGAAAAGGATGTGTGTGTTTGAGAATGATTCACTTGTGGCGGCGTAGCAAATTTACTAAACGATGGGGTTCTAATAGATTCAAATATAATGTCATCACTATCACCATTACTATCACCATTATTAAGATTTTTAACAATGTTATTATCTACATTGTTATTAGTGTAGTGGTCATCTTCCTCGGCGATTGTCCTTAATGTCTTCTTCCCCATTGTAAGTGTTGATCTTCTTCTAACTATGGATGGTCGAACAGATTGTAACTGGTCGATTTTGGTTTGTGTGggtaaagaagaagaagtagtagtagtagaagtagtagaagaagaaggcgAGGCCGTGGCCGAGACCGATGCCCAAGCAGAGGCAGAATGAGATACGTTCAATGGAAATGGCGAGATTGAGTTAGTGTATAGTTCTGAAGGGGTTTTTGCGTTTGCAAAATAATGTGGTTGCCGCTGCAATTGTAGTGACAGTTGaagtttcttgttttttgaatAACTTGTTCGTTGGATTTCTATGGGTGGAGTCATGGGTTTTGATATGCGTTTGGGATCAGCACTAGTTTTCTCTTGCAACTCACATTCTAGTCTGGCCAAgtccaatttcaatttatcaaattgtttgttaTGAGATTGCAAGTGGTCCAACAAGATCTGATTCGTTAGATTTGGCAAAAAATAGTGCCTCAAGTCTTGAAACCAGCCTTGGAAGTCGGAGTTTTGGATATTGATTTGACTGTTGTTCAAGGAAGAGCTTTGCAACAGGTCAGTAAATGTGATGATGATTCTGAAAATGGAACAAAATTGCAACAAGGCGATATTGACATTGTTGaaaaccattttttttctttgttggtCAATGATTGTGTACTGTCTTGTCCATATTAGTAGGGTTGAGCTGAATATGGAGGAGAGCAAGCAGCATAACAAGGCGATGATTTCAAAAGTGGAGATTTTTCTGATTAGCAATATGACCTTGTCGTCAATCTCGCCATGTCGATGTTGGTTTCGatatccttcttttttttccgttTCTGGCTtcaattgtttcaaaagctttgtttttgtattttgtagTTGTTTCATCCAATTGTATGGCCATTCGATTGTGAATCTCACTACCCAGCTTATGAGTACCACTGTTAATAAGTCGATGATGAAGTTGCCAATCTGTTCGTTTCTGGGGATGTTATTAGAGTTTATGGGAAAGAGGATTGAGGTGAGTGTTGGTAATAAAATGACTGTATAAGTGAATAATTTGAATAAAGTTTCTTGATTCTGTGACGTAAATGAAGCAGGGGTAGTGATTTGTGGCAGCACAGATTTTCTATAATATGGAGGTCCTTTTGCTGAACTCGGCGGTGTAACAGAAACAATGTCACTTTGTTTGTTATGTTCCGTACTCATTTCTCTTGTGGTGGTAGGGGCAGTGGTAGTGGTTATGGTAATGTTGGTGGTTATGgtaatgttgttgttagttTTAGTATAATTTGGTTGccaaaaaatcaataaaaataaaaaaaaattagaaattagaaattaaaaatttaataataaatttaaggtaaagtaaagtataAATTTAGATAACCTCTACAGCTTCTTTATTGAATAGGAAAAGCCGTCCACAATTGTGTAGGTTGTAAAACTAGATGGGTAAGGCAGTCTAAACTGAATATTGTTGAGAAACAGTGTAAAATGCAAGATCTCTTTGATACGAGTGTAAAAATGATGTTTttacttatatatatatatatatatatatacaattgCCTTGgtattatttgttttggtttgatttgtttctttgcaacaccaccaagtCTAAATTTTATTTGGGTATAGTATAGTATATATAGTATagtatataatatatagtATAtactcttttccttctccttgTTTATTTGAAATGGGGGAGGTTCAAGGGATGGGTGATTGACAACCTGGGTGTCTCATTAAAAAGTGAaactcctttttttttctttttcttttttattcagttgttgttgatgttgctgttgttgttcttggaGGGataacataaaaaaaatagaccAGAAAGAAGAGTTTTTAATTCTGTTGATAaacgtttttttttaatttttttattatttttaatttttttttattatttttttttttattattttatttttttattttttattaagaAAAGATGGAAAGAGTAATAGTAGAAGATGGCAAAATCACATCaatatataaacaaataaagcACATCCTTACCTTGAATAGAGGAGTGTCAACCTTCCTCTATATTtaagcaaacaaaaacaagaaagagtGTTTATATACTTGATCCTTGTTGTAAAGATTAGTTTTCTAAAATCAAATCTTATTGTCTAGATTTGAATCTGGCATTAGATCTGAATCTagccttcttcttttttttttcgttctatatattttatatatattttatatatattttatatatattttatatatattatattttattgtaGTGATCCCAAGCAAAGAATAATTTCttaaataaaagaaaaaaaaaaaaaaagacgcgtacaaaaacaacaacagtaaaTTATTGTTAGGAGaaataagaagaaagagagagtgtAACTATCATCAACATAATGTTATACTTCCTTCCCCTCCCTTCCCCTCATTATATACTCACAACAACCATAGTCATAGAGTCATAGAGTCATAAGTATCAATATATCCTCCCTCaatcaccaccaacacTTCCTTCTCCCCTtccccttcttcttctccccttcttcttctttttcttcttcttctttttccttcacaCCCTTCAGTCTCCTTTTTCCAAGACGATTGATAAACAGAATCTGAATATTTCTCTTATATTCTCACTTTGTATTTAATCATTATTATATCATATATcattttattgttttattaTTCTCTTGTTCAAGGCTAAGTCTTTATgttatattatattatattgaGTAGTTCTGTGTTACATTCTACAGCCTTTCTGCAGTTACTTTGTTAttacttatttttttttttctttgaatcTTTATACCAACTCCAATTTGTAATTTACATGTGATAAAATTATACTTTATGTAAATGGTATAAAGTCAGTGTGCTGCTAaactcttgttttttttattatctctatttaaaaaaaaaaaaaaagaagacaaagaatAAGAGGTATGGTAAATCCAATTGGTTGCAAATAATTAATAGACACAACagagaatgagaatgagaatgagaatgagaaagacaaagacaaacaaaatgTAGGTCACGTGCAAATAGGTAAGCATCAAAAaatttccctttcttttctttctctttctttctctttctttgtttttctcttcattCCGCATTTTGAAGAGTCTTGTGAGATTACCCTTTCATATACAGATTGGaaattaaagaataaaaaaaggtatCCTATTTGATggccaaaacaaaaaaaaatggagaaaACACATTGTTTGACTGTTTGttagaaaggaaaaagaagagtaaagaaaagaaatgaaaagaagagaaaagaaaagaagagaaaagaagagaaattcttcttcattcaTTTCTA
It includes:
- the SSH1 gene encoding Protein transport protein ssh1; translated protein: MSGFRLLDLVKFFLPILPEVELPYETVKFDEKIVYTVGSAIIYLMGQIPLYGLIPNAQFHLIDPFYSIRPIFAMEKASLLELGFLPIITSAFLWQLAAGLKLININLGLRYDRELFQSGQKLTAWGLALIFSVGLIYSGYYDNVIRGYKVVGGSGGVPIWSYLIIFTQIFTWQIVLTLIVEIFDKGYGFGSGILSFLALQNATSFIAELVGLEMFPVVNNTSKFESLGALLNLVRNFSIFSPTTTINQIWHAFTRVQLPNLTQFYITLATILAVVLLQNFRTEISIRSTKVRGMNQMFPIRLLYTGGLPVLFAYTVIANLQVFGFIFEAALVKLTASPIVSTLFANYVVEPYSNRLVIKSGVLYFFTASQTLLQSIISPLRVVIYSSTVVGLATWFAYKWSYIAGSSPKDISKQFKEQGISIAGKRDISITKEFAKIIPTAAVTGAFILSALAVTGDYLGGLGRNVASIVGVSSAFGILEEFMIDYQQAGGSQFQSAISGFQ
- the RIB4 gene encoding lumazine synthase (BUSCO:EOG09264OYZ), whose amino-acid sequence is MAVKGLGEVDQKYDGSNLRIGILHARWNKKIIDALVQGAVAKLQEFGVKSENIIIETVPGSFELPFGSKLFYEKQKKLGKPLDAIIPIGVLIKGSTMHFEYICDSTTNQLMKLGFELGVPVIFGVLTCLTEEQAEARAGLIEGKMHNHGEDWGAAAVEMATKFK